A region of Ignatzschineria larvae DSM 13226 DNA encodes the following proteins:
- a CDS encoding restriction endonuclease subunit S: protein MSKITQNQWRNGSCSDLVSLFNGFAFKSKDQQENGIRWLKIANVGIGKIKWNEESFLPINYRQEYERYLLKENDIVVAMTRPTLNNKLKIAKINSNDTSLLNQRVARIDIKNDNVKEFIYQLFRSDYIARKINEALKGTDPPNLSVTVLDDIYINIPPLAEQEKIAEILSTWDQAIDSTEKLIANAELQKKALMQQLLTGKKRLLDENGERFSGKWEKVKLGDVAQTINGLSGKTKADFGSGSPFITYMNVYSQSGIKQLDRCDYVNIDTNEKQTTLKKGDVFFTTSSETPDEVGLSSVLLIEPKINTYLNSFCFGIRFKNKNQIVPEFAQYLFRGAMARKKISILAQGSTRFNLSKNNFMQLIFQIPNLSEQQKIAEVLSTADREIELLTEKLEYLKAEKKALMQQLLTGKRRVKVA, encoded by the coding sequence ATGAGTAAAATAACTCAAAATCAATGGAGAAACGGCTCCTGCTCAGATCTAGTTTCTCTATTTAATGGATTTGCTTTTAAAAGTAAAGATCAACAAGAGAATGGAATACGATGGTTAAAAATTGCAAATGTTGGTATAGGAAAAATAAAATGGAATGAAGAAAGCTTTCTCCCAATAAATTATAGACAGGAATACGAACGCTATCTTTTAAAAGAAAATGACATAGTCGTGGCAATGACTCGTCCAACGTTAAATAATAAACTAAAAATCGCAAAAATTAACTCAAATGATACCTCTTTATTAAATCAGCGAGTTGCAAGAATAGATATCAAAAATGACAATGTTAAAGAATTCATCTACCAGTTATTTAGATCTGATTATATCGCAAGAAAAATTAATGAGGCTCTAAAGGGAACAGATCCACCTAATTTAAGCGTTACCGTTTTAGATGATATTTATATTAATATTCCTCCCCTTGCCGAGCAGGAGAAAATCGCCGAGATTCTCTCCACTTGGGATCAAGCGATTGACTCCACTGAAAAGCTCATTGCCAATGCGGAATTGCAGAAAAAAGCCTTAATGCAACAACTCCTCACCGGCAAAAAACGCCTCCTCGATGAGAATGGCGAGCGATTTAGTGGGAAGTGGGAGAAGGTGAAGTTAGGGGATGTGGCACAAACTATCAATGGGCTATCAGGAAAAACTAAAGCAGATTTTGGATCAGGATCTCCCTTTATTACTTACATGAATGTTTATTCTCAGTCCGGAATAAAGCAATTAGATAGATGTGATTACGTTAATATTGATACAAATGAAAAGCAAACTACTTTAAAAAAAGGAGATGTATTTTTTACAACATCATCAGAAACCCCTGATGAAGTAGGCTTATCTTCTGTTTTGCTTATTGAACCAAAAATAAATACATATTTAAATTCTTTTTGTTTCGGTATACGTTTTAAAAATAAAAACCAAATAGTTCCTGAATTTGCTCAATATTTATTTAGAGGAGCTATGGCACGTAAAAAAATATCTATATTAGCCCAGGGATCAACCAGGTTTAATCTATCAAAAAATAATTTTATGCAATTAATATTTCAGATACCAAATTTATCAGAACAACAAAAAATCGCCGAAGTGCTTTCCACTGCCGATCGGGAGATCGAACTTCTCACCGAGAAACTCGAATATCTCAAAGCAGAAAAGAAAGCCCTAATGCAACAACTCCTCACCGGCAAACGCCGAGTGAAAGTGGCGTAA